A single region of the Oncorhynchus keta strain PuntledgeMale-10-30-2019 chromosome 37, Oket_V2, whole genome shotgun sequence genome encodes:
- the LOC127916738 gene encoding uncharacterized protein LOC127916738 isoform X35 produces the protein MSKGVMSKGVVSKGVMSKGVMSEGVMSKGVMSKGVMSEGVMSKGVMSKGVMSKGVMSKGVVSKGVVSKGVMSKGVVSKGVVSKGVMSKGVVSKGVVSKGVMSKGVVSKGVVSKGVMSKGVVSKGVMSDVVSKGVMSKGVVSKGVVSKGVVSDVVSKDVMSKGVVSKGVMSKGVMSKGVVSKDVMSKGVMSKGVMSKGVMSKGVVSEGVVSKDVVGKGVVSKGVVSKDVVSKGVVGKGVVSKGVVSKGVVSKDVVGKGVVSKDVVSKGVVSKDVVIKGVVSKDVVSKGVVSKDVVSKGVVSKDVVSKGVVSKDVVIKGVVSKDVVSKGVVSKDVVGKGVVSKGVVSKGVVSKGVVSKDVVSESVVSKGVVSKDVVGKGVVSKGVVSKGVVSKDVVGKGVVSKDVVSKGVVSKDVVSKGVVSKDVVSKGVVSKGVVSKGVVSKGVVSKGVVSKDVVGKGVVSKGVLSEGVVSKGVVSKYVVGKGVVSKGVVSKDVVGKGVVSKGVVSKDVVSESVVSKGVVSKDVVGKGVVSKGVVSKGVVSKGVVSKYVVGKGVVSKGVVSKGVVSKGVVSKDVVSESVVSKGVVSKDVVGKGVVSKGVVSKDVVGKGVVSKGVVNDVVGKGVVSKGVVSDVVGKGVVSDVVGKGVVSEGVVSKGVVSKDVVGKGVVSKGVVSKDVVSKGVVSKGVVSKGVVSKGVVSKDVVGKGVVSKGVVSEGVVSKDVVGKGVVSKGVVSKGVVSKGIVSEGIMSKDVVGKGVVSKGVMNEGVVSKGVVSKDVVGKGVVSKGVVSKDVVSKGVVSKGVVSEGVVSKDVVGKGVVSDVVGKGVVSEGIMSKDVVGKGVVSKGVMNEGVVSKGIVSEGVVSEDVVGKVVMSKGVVSKGVVSKGVVSKGIVSKGVVSEDVVGKGVVSDVVGKGVMSKAVVSEGVESFTHSHTINSLTSLFNHIQYRHL, from the exons ATGAGTAAAGGTGTAAtgagtaaaggtgtagtgagtaaaggtgtaATGAGTAAAGGTGTAATGAGTGAAGGTGTAATGAGTAAAGGTGTAATGAGTAAAGGTGTAATGAGTGAAGGTGTAATGAGTAAAGGTGTAATGAGTAAAGGTGTAATGAGTAAAGGTGTAAtgagtaaaggtgtagtgagtaaaggtgtagtgagtaaaggtgtaatgagtaaaggtgtagtgagtaaaggtgtagtgagtaaaggtgtaatgagtaaaggtgtagtgagtaaaggtgtagtgagtaaaggtgtaatgagtaaaggtgtagtgagtaaag gtgtagtgagtaaaggtgtaatgagtaaaggtgtagtgagtaaaggtgtaatgagtgatgtagtgagtaaaggtgtaatgagtaaaggtgtagtgagtaaaggtgtagtgagtaaaggtgtagtgagtgaTGTAGTGAGTAAAGATGTAAtgagtaaaggtgtagtgagtaaaggtgtaATGAGTAAAGGTGTAAtgagtaaaggtgtagtgagtaaagaTGTCATGAGTAAAGGTGTAATGAGTAAAGGTGTAATGAGTAAAGGTGTAAtgagtaaaggtgtagtgagtgaaggtgtagtgagtaaagatgtagtgggtaaaggtgtagtgagtaaaggtgtagtgagtaaagatgtagtgagtaaaggtgtagtgggtaaaggtgtagtgagtaaaggtgtagtgagtaaaggtgtagtgagtaaagatgtagtgggtaaaggtgtagtgagtaaagatgtagtgagtaaaggtgtagtgagtaaagaTGTAGTGAttaaaggtgtagtgagtaaagatgtagtgagtaaaggtgtagtgagtaaagatgtagtgagtaaaggtgtagtgagtaaagatgtagtgagtaaaggtgtagtgagtaaagaTGTAGTGAttaaaggtgtagtgagtaaagatgtagtgagtaaaggtgtagtgagtaaagatgtagtgggtaaaggtgtagtgagtaaaggtgtagtgagtaaag gtgtagtgagtaaaggtgtagtgagtaaagaTGTAGTGAGTGAAAgtgtagtgagtaaaggtgtagtgagtaaagatgtagtgggtaaaggtgtagtgagtaaaggtgtagtgagtaaaggtgtagtgagtaaagatgtagtgggtaaaggtgtagtgagtaaagatgtagtgagtaaaggtgtagtgagtaaagatgtagtgagtaaaggtgtagtgagtaaagatgtagtgagtaaaggtgtagtgagtaaaggtgtagtgagtaaaggtgtagtgagtaaaggtgtagtgagtaaaggtgtagtgagtaaagatgtagtgggtaaaggtgtagtgagtaaaggtgtaTTGAGTgaaggtgtagtgagtaaaggtgtagtgagtaaatatgtagtgggtaaaggtgtagtgagtaaaggtgtagtgagtaaagatgtagtgggtaaaggtgtagtgagtaaaggtgtagtgagtaaagaTGTAGTGAGTGAAAgtgtagtgagtaaaggtgtagtgagtaaagatgtagtgggtaaaggtgtagtgagtaaaggtgtagtgagtaaaggtgtagtgagtaaaggtgtagtgagtaaatatgtagtgggtaaaggtgtagtgagtaaaggtgtagtgagtaaaggtgtagtgagtaaaggtgtagtgagtaaagaTGTAGTGAGTGAAAgtgtagtgagtaaaggtgtagtgagtaaagatgtagtgggtaaaggtgtagtgagtaaaggtgtagtgagtaaagatgtagtgggtaaaggtgtagtgagtaaaggtgtagtgaatgatgtagtgggtaaaggtgtagtgagtaaaggtgtagtgagtgatgtagtgggtaaaggtgtagtgagtgatgtagtgggtaaaggtgtagtgagtgaaggtgtagtgagtaaaggtgtagtgagtaaagatgtagtgggtaaaggtgtagtgagtaaaggtgtagtgagtaaagatgtagtgagtaaaggtgtagtgagtaaaggtgtagtgagtaaaggtgtagtgagtaaaggtgtagtgagtaaagatgtagtgggtaaaggtgtagtgagtaaaggtgtagtgagtgaag gtgtagtgagtaaagatgtagtgggtaaaggtgtagtgagtaaag gtgtagtgagtaaaggtgtagtgagtaaaggtATAGTGAGTGAAGGTATAATGAGTAAAGATGTAGTGggtaaaggtgtagtgagtaaaggtgtaATGAATgaaggtgtagtgagtaaaggtgtagtgagtaaagatgtagtgggtaaaggtgtagtgagtaaaggtgtagtgagtaaagatgtagtgagtaaaggtgtagtgagtaaaggtgtagtgagtgaaggtgtagtgagtaaagatgtagtgggtaaaggtgtagtgagtgatgtagtgggtaaaggtgtagtgagtgaAGGTATAATGAGTAAAGATGTAGTGggtaaaggtgtagtgagtaaaggtgtaATGAATgaaggtgtagtgagtaaaggtATAGTGAGTGAAGGTGTAGTGAGTGAAGATGTAGTGGGTAAAGTTGTAAtgagtaaaggtgtagtgagtaaaggtgtagtgagtaaaggtgtagtgagtaaaggtATAGTGAGTAAAG GTGTAGTGAGTGAAGATGTAGTGGgtaaaggtgtagtgagtgaTGTAGTGGGTAAAGGTGTAATGAGTAAAGCTGTAGTGAGTGAAGGTGTTGAGAGTtttacacactcacatacaattAATTCCCTCACATCTCTCTTCAATCACATCCAGTATAGACATCTGTAA
- the LOC127916738 gene encoding uncharacterized protein LOC127916738 isoform X25: MSKGVMSKGVVSKGVMSKGVMSEGVMSKGVMSKGVMSEGVMSKGVMSKGVMSKGVMSKGVVSKGVVSKGVMSKGVVSKGVVSKGVMSKGVVSKGVVSKGVMSKGVVSKGVVSKGVMSKGVVSKGVMSDVVSKGVMSKGVVSKGVVSKGVVSDVVSKDVMSKGVVSKGVMSKGVMSKGVVSKDVMSKGVMSKGVMSKGVMSKGVVSEGVVSKDVVGKGVVSKGVVSKDVVSKGVVGKGVVSKGVVSKGVVSKDVVGKGVVSKDVVSKGVVSKDVVIKGVVSKDVVSKGVVSKDVVSKGVVSKDVVSKGVVSKDVVIKGVVSKDVVSKGVVSKDVVGKGVVSKGVVSKGVVSKGVVSKDVVGKGVVSKDVVSKGVVSKDVVSKGVVSKDVVSKGVVSKGVVSKGVVSKGVVSKGVVSKGVVSKDVVGKGVVSKGVVSKDVVSESVVSKGVVSKDVVGKGVVSKGVVSKGVVSKDVVGKGVVSKGVLSEGVVSKGVVSKYVVGKGVVSKGVVSKDVVGKGVVSKGVVSKDVVSESVVSKGVVSKDVVGKGVVSKGVVSKGVVSKGVVSKYVVGKGVVSKGVVSKGVVSKGVVSKDVVSESVVSKGVVSKDVVGKGVVSKGVVSKDVVGKGVVSKGVVNDVVGKGVVSKGVVSDVVGKGVVSDVVGKGVVSEGVVSKGVVSKDVVGKGVVSKGVVSKDVVSKGVVSKGVVSKGVVSKGVVSKDVVGKGVVSKGVVSEGVVSKDVVGKGVVSKGVVSKGVVSKGIVSEGIMSKDVVGKGVVSKGVMNEGVVSKGVVSKDVVGKGVVSKGVVSKDVVSKGVVSKGVVSEGVVSKDVVGKGVVSDVVGKGVVSEGIMSKDVVGKGVVSKGVMNEGVVSKGIVSEGVVSEDVVGKVVMSKGVVSKGVVSKGVVSKGIVSKGVVSEDVVGKGVVSDVVGKGVMSKAVVSEGVESFTHSHTINSLTSLFNHIQYRHL; the protein is encoded by the exons ATGAGTAAAGGTGTAAtgagtaaaggtgtagtgagtaaaggtgtaATGAGTAAAGGTGTAATGAGTGAAGGTGTAATGAGTAAAGGTGTAATGAGTAAAGGTGTAATGAGTGAAGGTGTAATGAGTAAAGGTGTAATGAGTAAAGGTGTAATGAGTAAAGGTGTAAtgagtaaaggtgtagtgagtaaaggtgtagtgagtaaaggtgtaatgagtaaaggtgtagtgagtaaaggtgtagtgagtaaaggtgtaatgagtaaaggtgtagtgagtaaaggtgtagtgagtaaaggtgtaatgagtaaaggtgtagtgagtaaag gtgtagtgagtaaaggtgtaatgagtaaaggtgtagtgagtaaaggtgtaatgagtgatgtagtgagtaaaggtgtaatgagtaaaggtgtagtgagtaaaggtgtagtgagtaaaggtgtagtgagtgaTGTAGTGAGTAAAGATGTAAtgagtaaaggtgtagtgagtaaaggtgtaATGAGTAAAGGTGTAAtgagtaaaggtgtagtgagtaaagaTGTCATGAGTAAAGGTGTAATGAGTAAAGGTGTAATGAGTAAAGGTGTAAtgagtaaaggtgtagtgagtgaaggtgtagtgagtaaagatgtagtgggtaaaggtgtagtgagtaaaggtgtagtgagtaaagatgtagtgagtaaaggtgtagtgggtaaaggtgtagtgagtaaaggtgtagtgagtaaaggtgtagtgagtaaagatgtagtgggtaaaggtgtagtgagtaaagatgtagtgagtaaaggtgtagtgagtaaagaTGTAGTGAttaaaggtgtagtgagtaaagatgtagtgagtaaaggtgtagtgagtaaagatgtagtgagtaaaggtgtagtgagtaaagatgtagtgagtaaaggtgtagtgagtaaagaTGTAGTGAttaaaggtgtagtgagtaaagatgtagtgagtaaaggtgtagtgagtaaagatgtagtgggtaaaggtgtagtgagtaaaggtgtagtgagtaaaggtgtagtgagtaaaggtgtagtgagtaaagatgtagtgggtaaaggtgtagtgagtaaagatgtagtgagtaaaggtgtagtgagtaaagatgtagtgagtaaaggtgtagtgagtaaagatgtagtgagtaaaggtgtagtgagtaaaggtgtagtgagtaaaggtgtagtgagtaaaggtgtagtgagtaaaggtgtagtgagtaaaggtgtagtgagtaaagatgtagtgggtaaaggtgtagtgagtaaaggtgtagtgagtaaagaTGTAGTGAGTGAAAgtgtagtgagtaaaggtgtagtgagtaaagatgtagtgggtaaag gtgtagtgagtaaaggtgtagtgagtaaaggtgtagtgagtaaagatgtagtgggtaaaggtgtagtgagtaaaggtgtaTTGAGTgaaggtgtagtgagtaaaggtgtagtgagtaaatatgtagtgggtaaaggtgtagtgagtaaaggtgtagtgagtaaagatgtagtgggtaaaggtgtagtgagtaaaggtgtagtgagtaaagaTGTAGTGAGTGAAAgtgtagtgagtaaaggtgtagtgagtaaagatgtagtgggtaaaggtgtagtgagtaaaggtgtagtgagtaaaggtgtagtgagtaaaggtgtagtgagtaaatatgtagtgggtaaaggtgtagtgagtaaaggtgtagtgagtaaaggtgtagtgagtaaaggtgtagtgagtaaagaTGTAGTGAGTGAAAgtgtagtgagtaaaggtgtagtgagtaaagatgtagtgggtaaaggtgtagtgagtaaaggtgtagtgagtaaagatgtagtgggtaaaggtgtagtgagtaaaggtgtagtgaatgatgtagtgggtaaaggtgtagtgagtaaaggtgtagtgagtgatgtagtgggtaaaggtgtagtgagtgatgtagtgggtaaaggtgtagtgagtgaaggtgtagtgagtaaaggtgtagtgagtaaagatgtagtgggtaaaggtgtagtgagtaaaggtgtagtgagtaaagatgtagtgagtaaaggtgtagtgagtaaaggtgtagtgagtaaaggtgtagtgagtaaaggtgtagtgagtaaagatgtagtgggtaaaggtgtagtgagtaaaggtgtagtgagtgaag gtgtagtgagtaaagatgtagtgggtaaaggtgtagtgagtaaag gtgtagtgagtaaaggtgtagtgagtaaaggtATAGTGAGTGAAGGTATAATGAGTAAAGATGTAGTGggtaaaggtgtagtgagtaaaggtgtaATGAATgaaggtgtagtgagtaaaggtgtagtgagtaaagatgtagtgggtaaaggtgtagtgagtaaaggtgtagtgagtaaagatgtagtgagtaaaggtgtagtgagtaaaggtgtagtgagtgaaggtgtagtgagtaaagatgtagtgggtaaaggtgtagtgagtgatgtagtgggtaaaggtgtagtgagtgaAGGTATAATGAGTAAAGATGTAGTGggtaaaggtgtagtgagtaaaggtgtaATGAATgaaggtgtagtgagtaaaggtATAGTGAGTGAAGGTGTAGTGAGTGAAGATGTAGTGGGTAAAGTTGTAAtgagtaaaggtgtagtgagtaaaggtgtagtgagtaaaggtgtagtgagtaaaggtATAGTGAGTAAAG GTGTAGTGAGTGAAGATGTAGTGGgtaaaggtgtagtgagtgaTGTAGTGGGTAAAGGTGTAATGAGTAAAGCTGTAGTGAGTGAAGGTGTTGAGAGTtttacacactcacatacaattAATTCCCTCACATCTCTCTTCAATCACATCCAGTATAGACATCTGTAA
- the LOC127916738 gene encoding uncharacterized protein LOC127916738 isoform X29: protein MSKGVMSKGVVSKGVMSKGVMSEGVMSKGVMSKGVMSEGVMSKGVMSKGVMSKGVMSKGVVSKGVVSKGVMSKGVVSKGVVSKGVMSKGVVSKGVVSKGVMSKGVVSKGVVSKGVMSKGVVSKGVMSDVVSKGVMSKGVVSKGVVSKGVVSDVVSKDVMSKGVVSKGVMSKGVMSKGVVSKDVMSKGVMSKGVMSKGVMSKGVVSEGVVSKDVVGKGVVSKGVVSKDVVSKGVVGKGVVSKGVVSKGVVSKDVVGKGVVSKDVVSKGVVSKDVVIKGVVSKDVVSKGVVSKDVVSKGVVSKDVVSKGVVSKDVVIKGVVSKDVVSKGVVSKDVVGKGVVSKGVVSKGVVSKGVVSKDVVGKGVVSKDVVSKGVVSKDVVSKGVVSKDVVSKGVVSKGVVSKGVVSKGVVSKGVVSKGVVSKDVVGKGVVSKGVVSKDVVSESVVSKGVVSKDVVGKGVVSKGVVSKDVVGKGVVSKGVLSEGVVSKGVVSKYVVGKGVVSKGVVSKDVVGKGVVSKGVVSKDVVSESVVSKGVVSKDVVGKGVVSKGVVSKGVVSKGVVSKYVVGKGVVSKGVVSKGVVSKGVVSKDVVSESVVSKGVVSKDVVGKGVVSKGVVSKDVVGKGVVSKGVVNDVVGKGVVSKGVVSDVVGKGVVSDVVGKGVVSEGVVSKGVVSKDVVGKGVVSKGVVSKDVVSKGVVSKGVVSKGVVSKGVVSKDVVGKGVVSKGVVSEGVVSKDVVGKGVVSKGVVSKGVVSKGIVSEGIMSKDVVGKGVVSKGVMNEGVVSKGVVSKDVVGKGVVSKGVVSKDVVSKGVVSKGVVSEGVVSKDVVGKGVVSDVVGKGVVSEGIMSKDVVGKGVVSKGVMNEGVVSKGIVSEGVVSEDVVGKVVMSKGVVSKGVVSKGVVSKGIVSKGVVSEDVVGKGVVSDVVGKGVMSKAVVSEGVESFTHSHTINSLTSLFNHIQYRHL, encoded by the exons ATGAGTAAAGGTGTAAtgagtaaaggtgtagtgagtaaaggtgtaATGAGTAAAGGTGTAATGAGTGAAGGTGTAATGAGTAAAGGTGTAATGAGTAAAGGTGTAATGAGTGAAGGTGTAATGAGTAAAGGTGTAATGAGTAAAGGTGTAATGAGTAAAGGTGTAAtgagtaaaggtgtagtgagtaaaggtgtagtgagtaaaggtgtaatgagtaaaggtgtagtgagtaaaggtgtagtgagtaaaggtgtaatgagtaaaggtgtagtgagtaaaggtgtagtgagtaaaggtgtaatgagtaaaggtgtagtgagtaaag gtgtagtgagtaaaggtgtaatgagtaaaggtgtagtgagtaaaggtgtaatgagtgatgtagtgagtaaaggtgtaatgagtaaaggtgtagtgagtaaaggtgtagtgagtaaaggtgtagtgagtgaTGTAGTGAGTAAAGATGTAAtgagtaaaggtgtagtgagtaaaggtgtaATGAGTAAAGGTGTAAtgagtaaaggtgtagtgagtaaagaTGTCATGAGTAAAGGTGTAATGAGTAAAGGTGTAATGAGTAAAGGTGTAAtgagtaaaggtgtagtgagtgaaggtgtagtgagtaaagatgtagtgggtaaaggtgtagtgagtaaaggtgtagtgagtaaagatgtagtgagtaaaggtgtagtgggtaaaggtgtagtgagtaaaggtgtagtgagtaaaggtgtagtgagtaaagatgtagtgggtaaaggtgtagtgagtaaagatgtagtgagtaaaggtgtagtgagtaaagaTGTAGTGAttaaaggtgtagtgagtaaagatgtagtgagtaaaggtgtagtgagtaaagatgtagtgagtaaaggtgtagtgagtaaagatgtagtgagtaaaggtgtagtgagtaaagaTGTAGTGAttaaaggtgtagtgagtaaagatgtagtgagtaaaggtgtagtgagtaaagatgtagtgggtaaaggtgtagtgagtaaaggtgtagtgagtaaaggtgtagtgagtaaaggtgtagtgagtaaagatgtagtgggtaaaggtgtagtgagtaaagatgtagtgagtaaaggtgtagtgagtaaagatgtagtgagtaaaggtgtagtgagtaaagatgtagtgagtaaaggtgtagtgagtaaaggtgtagtgagtaaaggtgtagtgagtaaaggtgtagtgagtaaaggtgtagtgagtaaaggtgtagtgagtaaagatgtagtgggtaaaggtgtagtgagtaaaggtgtagtgagtaaagaTGTAGTGAGTGAAAgtgtagtgagtaaaggtgtagtgagtaaagatgtagtgggtaaag gtgtagtgagtaaaggtgtagtgagtaaagatgtagtgggtaaaggtgtagtgagtaaaggtgtaTTGAGTgaaggtgtagtgagtaaaggtgtagtgagtaaatatgtagtgggtaaaggtgtagtgagtaaaggtgtagtgagtaaagatgtagtgggtaaaggtgtagtgagtaaaggtgtagtgagtaaagaTGTAGTGAGTGAAAgtgtagtgagtaaaggtgtagtgagtaaagatgtagtgggtaaaggtgtagtgagtaaaggtgtagtgagtaaaggtgtagtgagtaaaggtgtagtgagtaaatatgtagtgggtaaaggtgtagtgagtaaaggtgtagtgagtaaaggtgtagtgagtaaaggtgtagtgagtaaagaTGTAGTGAGTGAAAgtgtagtgagtaaaggtgtagtgagtaaagatgtagtgggtaaaggtgtagtgagtaaaggtgtagtgagtaaagatgtagtgggtaaaggtgtagtgagtaaaggtgtagtgaatgatgtagtgggtaaaggtgtagtgagtaaaggtgtagtgagtgatgtagtgggtaaaggtgtagtgagtgatgtagtgggtaaaggtgtagtgagtgaaggtgtagtgagtaaaggtgtagtgagtaaagatgtagtgggtaaaggtgtagtgagtaaaggtgtagtgagtaaagatgtagtgagtaaaggtgtagtgagtaaaggtgtagtgagtaaaggtgtagtgagtaaaggtgtagtgagtaaagatgtagtgggtaaaggtgtagtgagtaaaggtgtagtgagtgaag gtgtagtgagtaaagatgtagtgggtaaaggtgtagtgagtaaag gtgtagtgagtaaaggtgtagtgagtaaaggtATAGTGAGTGAAGGTATAATGAGTAAAGATGTAGTGggtaaaggtgtagtgagtaaaggtgtaATGAATgaaggtgtagtgagtaaaggtgtagtgagtaaagatgtagtgggtaaaggtgtagtgagtaaaggtgtagtgagtaaagatgtagtgagtaaaggtgtagtgagtaaaggtgtagtgagtgaaggtgtagtgagtaaagatgtagtgggtaaaggtgtagtgagtgatgtagtgggtaaaggtgtagtgagtgaAGGTATAATGAGTAAAGATGTAGTGggtaaaggtgtagtgagtaaaggtgtaATGAATgaaggtgtagtgagtaaaggtATAGTGAGTGAAGGTGTAGTGAGTGAAGATGTAGTGGGTAAAGTTGTAAtgagtaaaggtgtagtgagtaaaggtgtagtgagtaaaggtgtagtgagtaaaggtATAGTGAGTAAAG GTGTAGTGAGTGAAGATGTAGTGGgtaaaggtgtagtgagtgaTGTAGTGGGTAAAGGTGTAATGAGTAAAGCTGTAGTGAGTGAAGGTGTTGAGAGTtttacacactcacatacaattAATTCCCTCACATCTCTCTTCAATCACATCCAGTATAGACATCTGTAA